The following DNA comes from Kitasatospora sp. NBC_01287.
TCGCGTTCAACCAGCCGTTATCGTGGTGACGGTCAGCAGCTCTCCCGGGTTCCCGGGCCCCGCCGCGCGGCGGGCGCACCCGGCGCACCCCATCGACCGCCGACCTGCCGCCTGTCCGTAGTGGCCCCACCGCCCGGTGGACGTACCAGCGGGCGGGCACCCGACGTACGGAGACCCGCGCAGTGGCCGCCGCTCACCCGCTCGCCTTCCCGCCCCCGTCCGGCCGCCCGGCGCGGTTGGTGGTCCTGGTGTCCGGCTCCGGCACCAACCTCCAGGCCCTGATCGATGCCGCCGCCGACCCGGCCTTCGGCGCCGAGATCGTCGCGGTCGGCGCGGACCGCGACGGCATCGCCGCTCTGGAGCGCGCCGAGCGCGCCGGCATCCCCACCTTCGTGCACCGGGTGAAGGACCACCCCGACCGCACCGCCTGGGACGCCGCGCTGACCGGCTCGGTCCGGCAGCGGCAGCCCGACCTGGTGGTCTCGGCGGGCTTCATGAAGATCCTCGGCGCCGGCTTCATCGACGCCTTCGCCGGCCGGATCGTGAACACCCACCCGGCTCTGCTGCCGGCCTTCCCCGGTGCGCACGGGGTCACCGACGCGCTCGCGCACGGGGTCAAGGTCACCGGCTGCACCGTCCACCTGGTCGACGCCGGGGTGGACACCGGTCCGATCATCGAGCAGGGCGTCGTGCGGGTCACCGACGCCGACCATGCCGATGGCGGCGAAGCGCTGCACGAGCGCATCAAGACTGTCGAGCGTCAGCTGCTCGTCGAGGTCGTGGGCCGCCTCGCCCGCGAAGGACACCGCATCGAAGACCGAAAGGTTTGGATCCCGGCATGAGTTCCGCCTCCACCTCTCCCGCCGCCCCCGAGAACAGCCGGTCGGAGAACGTCCGCCCGATCCGTCGCGCGCTGGTCAGCGTGTACGACAAGACCGGCCTGGAGGAGCTGGCCCAGGGCCTGCACGCCGCCGGGGTCGAGCTGGTCTCCACCGGCTCCACCGCCGGCCGGATCGCCGCCGCCGGCGTCCCGGTCACCGAGGTCTCCGCGCTGACCGGCTTCCCGGAGTGCCTGGACGGCCGGGTGAAGACCCTGCACCCGCGGGTGCACGCCGGTGTGCTCGCCGACCTGCGGCTGGAGTCGCACCGCGCGCAGCTGGCCGAGCTGGGCATCGAGCCCTTCGACCTGGTCGTGGTGAACCTCTACCCGTTCGCCGCCACCGTCGCCTCCGGCGCCACCCCGGACGAGTGCGTCGAGCAGATCGACATCGGCGGCCCCTCGATGGTGCGCGCCGCCGCCAAGAACCACCCCTCGGTCGCGGTCGTGGTCGACCCGGCCCGCTACGGCGACGTGCTGGCCGCCGTCCAGGCCGGCGGCTTCGACCTGCTGACCCGCAAGCGCCTGGCCGGCGCGGCCTTCGCGCACACCGCCGCCTACGACGTCGCGGTCGCCCGGTGGTTCGAGGCCTCGGGCTACACCGAGGCCGCCGAGGACGCGTTCCCGGCCTTCCTCGGCGCCACCTGGGAGCGCTCGAACGTGCTGCGGTACGGCGAGAACCCGCACCAGCAGGCCGCGCTCTACACCGACGGCACAGGAGGCCTGGCGGCCGCCGAGCAGCTGCACGGCAAGGAGATGTCGTACAACAACTTCGTCGACACCGACGCCGCGCGCCGGGCCGCCTACGACCACGCCGGCCCGGCCGTCGCGATCATCAAGCACGCCAACCCGTGCGGCATCGCGGTCGGCGCCGACGTCGCCGAGGCGCACCGCAAGGCGCACGCCTGCGACCCGCTCTCCGCCTTCGGCGGTGTGATCGCGGTCAACCGCCCGGTCACCGTCGAGCTGGCCGAGCAGATCGCGCCGATCTTCACCGAGGTCGTCGTCGCCCCGGCGTACGAGGAGGGTGCCGTCGAGGTGCTCGCCCGCAAGAAGAACATCCGGGTGCTCCGGGCCCCCGAAGCTCCGGCCGAGCCGCTGGAGGCCCGCCGGATCAGCGGCGGCCTGCTGCTGCAGCAGGTCGACCGGATCCACGCCGACGGTGACGACCCGGCGAACTGGACGCTGGCCACCGGTGAGGCGCTCACCCCGGCCGAGCTGGCCGACCTCGCCTTCGCCTGGAAGGCCTGCCGCGCCGTCAAGTCCAACGCGATCCTGCTGGCCAAGGACGGCGCCTCGGTGGGCGTGGGCATGGGCCAGGTCAACCGGGTCGACTCCGCCAAGCTGGCGGTGGCCCGCGCGGGCGAGCGCGCCACCGGCTCCTTCGCGGCCTCCGACGCCTTCTTCCCGTTCGCGGACGGCCTGCAGATCCTGCTCGACGCCGGCGTGCGGGCCGTGGTCCAGCCGGGCGGCTCGGTGCGTGACGAGGAGGTCGTGGCGGCCGCCGCGGCCGCCGGGGTGACCATGTACTTCACCGGGACCCGGCACTTCTTCCACTGACCCGGATGCGCTGAGGGGCCGCAGGAATCCTCCTGCGGCCCCTCAGTGCTGTGCCGTGCCGTGGGTGCCGCGAACGGCCGCCCGGCGGCTACTTCTTGATGACCAGGGTGCCCGCGGCCCGGTCGTGCCAGCCCTGCAGCTTCCCGGAGTTGTCGAAGAAGGGCGAGACGTAGACCAGGATCGCCCCGATGTAGCAGAGGAAGGCGCCGACCACCGGGATGATGAAGCGGATGAAGCTGGCACCCAGGCTGGGCTGGCCGGTGTTCTCCTTGACGACCCGCAGACCCATCGCCATCTTGCCCAGGGTCGCGCCGGCCAGACCGACCATCAGCCACTCGTAGAGCAGGTTGAAGGCCATCAGCAGGCCCATCACCATCAGCATCGTCACCAGGGCGCTGGTGGCGGCGTGCTGCTGCTGGTTGAGGCAGTCGGTGTAGTCGCTCGACCCGTAGTCGAGGTTGCTGCAGTCCTTGGTGGTCTTCGCGATGCCCACCACGCTCGCCAGGCCGAGCGCGAGCCCGATGCCGAGGATGAGGCTGACCACGACGGCGTCGATCAGCCGGGCCAGGAAGCGCTGGCCCATCGAGGCGACCCTGACCGTGCCCAGGTACGGGACGTTGATGTACCCGCTGTTGGCCTGGAGCGTGCCGGGCGGGGCGTAGCCCTGCTGGGGCGGCACGCCGTACCCGGGCTGCTGCGGCGGGTAGGCGTAGCCGGGGGCCTGCTGCTGGGGGTACGCGTAGCCGGGGGCCTGCTGCGGGGCCTGGGGGTAGCCGTAGCCGGGCGGCGGCGCGGGCTGGCCGTAGGGGTTGTTCGGGTCGGGCGGGTAGGACACGGAAGGCCTCCGGGCGGGACGGGCTCTACGGGCAGGTGGGACGGGTGGGACAGCGGGTGAGACTAGTGGAGCGCTATGACGGTGCGACACCCAGGCGGAAGGGCTGCCGGACCCGGGCGAGGGCCGGTGCGCCGCCGAGCAGCGAGGCCTGCCGACGCGGCGTCAGTGACCGCC
Coding sequences within:
- the purN gene encoding phosphoribosylglycinamide formyltransferase encodes the protein MAAAHPLAFPPPSGRPARLVVLVSGSGTNLQALIDAAADPAFGAEIVAVGADRDGIAALERAERAGIPTFVHRVKDHPDRTAWDAALTGSVRQRQPDLVVSAGFMKILGAGFIDAFAGRIVNTHPALLPAFPGAHGVTDALAHGVKVTGCTVHLVDAGVDTGPIIEQGVVRVTDADHADGGEALHERIKTVERQLLVEVVGRLAREGHRIEDRKVWIPA
- the purH gene encoding bifunctional phosphoribosylaminoimidazolecarboxamide formyltransferase/IMP cyclohydrolase, producing the protein MSSASTSPAAPENSRSENVRPIRRALVSVYDKTGLEELAQGLHAAGVELVSTGSTAGRIAAAGVPVTEVSALTGFPECLDGRVKTLHPRVHAGVLADLRLESHRAQLAELGIEPFDLVVVNLYPFAATVASGATPDECVEQIDIGGPSMVRAAAKNHPSVAVVVDPARYGDVLAAVQAGGFDLLTRKRLAGAAFAHTAAYDVAVARWFEASGYTEAAEDAFPAFLGATWERSNVLRYGENPHQQAALYTDGTGGLAAAEQLHGKEMSYNNFVDTDAARRAAYDHAGPAVAIIKHANPCGIAVGADVAEAHRKAHACDPLSAFGGVIAVNRPVTVELAEQIAPIFTEVVVAPAYEEGAVEVLARKKNIRVLRAPEAPAEPLEARRISGGLLLQQVDRIHADGDDPANWTLATGEALTPAELADLAFAWKACRAVKSNAILLAKDGASVGVGMGQVNRVDSAKLAVARAGERATGSFAASDAFFPFADGLQILLDAGVRAVVQPGGSVRDEEVVAAAAAAGVTMYFTGTRHFFH
- a CDS encoding RDD family protein → MSYPPDPNNPYGQPAPPPGYGYPQAPQQAPGYAYPQQQAPGYAYPPQQPGYGVPPQQGYAPPGTLQANSGYINVPYLGTVRVASMGQRFLARLIDAVVVSLILGIGLALGLASVVGIAKTTKDCSNLDYGSSDYTDCLNQQQHAATSALVTMLMVMGLLMAFNLLYEWLMVGLAGATLGKMAMGLRVVKENTGQPSLGASFIRFIIPVVGAFLCYIGAILVYVSPFFDNSGKLQGWHDRAAGTLVIKK